One genomic region from Nocardia vinacea encodes:
- a CDS encoding amino acid adenylation domain-containing protein: MHRDGVYGDDASNTVVHRRVLQWSTRTPDSVALEFGDRRFVYADLATAACRIAAGLRRQGVGPDVPVGVHLPRSERLVIAHLAVLAAGGAYLTLDPAQPDKALADQIAIASVPVVITDRASRDRLPSTVRTLLFDDLVDHPAEPLPDSVGPDHFACIMFTSGSTGKPKAVAIPHRAVVNLVTAQNYMTVGPEQCYLLHTAPTFDPSIFETWGALLNGGRLAIAPPGAPSVGELARLVREHGATATFLTPTMFRLILEEQPHALHPLRDLLLGGEAIFPAHLELAAQHLPDTSIIVGYGPTESTVLVTAHVQTSADPLPPVVVIGHDITGVRTYILDEDLNPVPDGEPGELCIAGAGLACGYLGAPDLTAERFAPDPHASRPGDRLYRTGDRVRAIGYGGMEFLGRLDNQLKIRGRRIEPGEVEQALVHHADVLTAYVTAEQNDRRGKYLAAYVTLRTGSTSDESDLRSHMASAVADHLRPDVYVLRTEASVTANGKLDRRRLIDGAAAPTKPSAGPTLRTVVVNDDDQYAIWPAHRPAPTGWTSVDLPGTVDECKTLVRRLWSDIRPARRRHAVQTS, from the coding sequence ATGCACCGTGACGGCGTGTACGGCGACGATGCGTCCAATACCGTGGTGCACCGCAGGGTGCTTCAATGGTCCACTCGCACACCAGATTCGGTGGCACTAGAGTTCGGCGATCGCCGCTTCGTTTACGCGGATCTCGCCACCGCTGCCTGCCGCATTGCGGCGGGCCTGCGCCGTCAGGGTGTCGGACCCGATGTCCCGGTCGGCGTTCACCTTCCGCGTAGCGAAAGGCTCGTCATAGCGCACCTGGCCGTCCTGGCCGCAGGCGGTGCCTACCTGACCTTGGATCCCGCGCAACCCGATAAGGCGCTCGCCGATCAGATCGCGATCGCCTCGGTGCCCGTCGTGATCACCGACCGTGCCAGCCGCGACCGGCTGCCCAGCACTGTCCGAACACTGCTATTCGACGACCTTGTCGACCATCCCGCCGAGCCGCTGCCCGACTCCGTCGGTCCAGATCACTTCGCGTGCATCATGTTCACCTCCGGATCCACCGGAAAACCCAAGGCGGTCGCGATTCCGCACCGAGCAGTGGTCAATCTCGTCACCGCCCAGAACTACATGACAGTGGGACCGGAACAGTGCTACCTGCTGCACACCGCGCCCACCTTCGATCCGTCGATATTCGAGACTTGGGGCGCCTTGCTCAACGGCGGCAGGCTCGCGATCGCGCCGCCTGGAGCACCTTCGGTGGGCGAATTGGCCCGCCTGGTTCGTGAACACGGCGCGACCGCGACGTTCCTCACGCCCACCATGTTCCGGCTGATCCTGGAGGAACAGCCGCATGCGTTGCATCCCCTGCGCGATCTGCTGCTCGGCGGCGAGGCCATCTTCCCCGCCCACCTCGAGCTGGCTGCGCAACACCTTCCCGACACCTCGATAATCGTGGGCTACGGCCCCACCGAATCGACCGTCCTCGTCACCGCGCACGTCCAGACGAGTGCCGATCCGCTACCTCCGGTCGTCGTCATCGGCCACGACATCACCGGCGTGCGCACCTATATCCTCGACGAGGACCTGAACCCGGTCCCCGACGGCGAACCGGGCGAATTGTGTATCGCCGGAGCGGGACTGGCCTGTGGATACCTCGGCGCACCCGATCTCACCGCAGAACGGTTCGCGCCGGACCCGCACGCATCCCGACCTGGCGACCGGCTGTACCGAACCGGCGACCGGGTGCGAGCGATCGGCTATGGCGGGATGGAGTTCCTGGGTCGCCTCGACAACCAACTCAAGATCCGCGGCCGCCGCATCGAGCCGGGCGAAGTCGAGCAGGCGCTGGTGCACCACGCGGATGTGCTCACCGCCTACGTGACCGCGGAACAGAACGACCGCCGCGGCAAATACCTTGCCGCGTATGTGACTCTGCGCACCGGGTCCACCTCCGACGAATCGGACCTCCGCAGCCACATGGCATCCGCTGTCGCCGACCACCTTCGGCCCGATGTCTATGTGCTGCGCACCGAAGCGTCCGTCACCGCCAACGGCAAACTCGACAGACGCCGCCTGATCGACGGCGCGGCGGCGCCCACGAAACCGAGCGCCGGTCCAACCCTGCGCACAGTCGTGGTCAACGATGATGACCAGTACGCGATCTGGCCCGCGCACCGACCCGCACCCACCGGCTGGACGTCAGTCGACCTACCCGGCACCGTCGACGAGTGCAAGACTCTTGTCCGCCGACTCTGGTCCGATATCCGCCCCGCCCGCAGACGACACGCCGTTCAGACCTCGTAG
- a CDS encoding putative quinol monooxygenase, translating to MIFIVVKFKTKPEWTDRWLDLVAPFTAATRAEEGNLWFDWSRSVDDPTEFVLVEAFRDQAAGGAHVGSPHFKAAMTELPAALAQTPRIISQTIDATDWSEMGEMTVE from the coding sequence ATGATCTTTATCGTCGTCAAGTTCAAGACCAAGCCCGAATGGACCGACCGCTGGCTCGACCTCGTTGCCCCGTTCACCGCGGCCACCCGAGCCGAGGAGGGCAACCTCTGGTTCGACTGGTCTCGCAGTGTCGACGACCCCACCGAATTCGTCCTGGTGGAGGCATTCCGAGACCAGGCCGCCGGCGGGGCACACGTCGGTAGCCCCCACTTCAAGGCCGCGATGACCGAACTTCCCGCAGCCCTCGCACAGACCCCGCGCATCATCAGCCAAACCATCGATGCCACCGACTGGTCCGAGATGGGGGAGATGACCGTCGAATAG
- a CDS encoding dihydrofolate reductase family protein, with protein sequence MRKLIYSFGVSLDGYVNDRDGSIDWTNPDEELHQFHNDRYREIEVSLHGRRLYELMAEYWPHVPEDAPRIEREFGRLWTDKPKVVFSRTLTEVHWNSTLISENAVEEVRRLKAGGDGVMEVGGASLAASLLPHGLIDEYWLFFYPVVVGGGTPLFPLLDKRIQLRLAETKHFDKVVMLRYVAD encoded by the coding sequence ATGAGGAAACTGATCTATTCGTTCGGCGTGTCCCTGGACGGCTACGTCAACGACCGCGATGGCAGCATCGACTGGACGAACCCGGACGAGGAGCTGCACCAGTTCCACAACGACCGCTACCGCGAGATCGAAGTCTCGCTGCACGGTCGTCGCCTCTACGAGCTGATGGCCGAGTACTGGCCGCACGTGCCTGAGGACGCGCCGCGCATCGAGCGCGAGTTCGGTCGGCTCTGGACCGACAAGCCCAAGGTCGTCTTCTCCAGGACGCTCACCGAGGTCCACTGGAACAGCACCCTGATCAGCGAGAACGCGGTCGAGGAGGTCCGCAGGCTGAAGGCCGGGGGCGACGGCGTCATGGAGGTCGGTGGCGCGAGCCTCGCGGCCTCCCTGCTGCCCCACGGGCTCATCGACGAGTACTGGCTGTTCTTCTATCCGGTGGTCGTCGGCGGCGGCACGCCACTGTTTCCGTTGCTGGACAAGCGAATCCAGCTCCGGCTGGCCGAGACGAAACACTTCGACAAGGTCGTGATGCTGCGCTACGTGGCCGACTAA
- a CDS encoding DoxX family protein, whose protein sequence is MTAADPSATFSSDVTDRPGKIRNRVLWTLQILLGLFFIIASGGPKLVMPNALMDNAPENLTIPLGLLIFIGVVEVAGGIGLMVPRLSALAAAGLSVLTVLAAGTQAFIADKPLMGIFPLVLAAIFAWIAYERRATITDLRNSLSR, encoded by the coding sequence ATGACCGCCGCCGACCCCTCCGCCACCTTCTCCAGCGACGTCACCGACCGTCCCGGCAAGATCCGCAACCGCGTCCTGTGGACCCTGCAGATCCTGCTCGGCCTGTTCTTCATCATCGCCTCCGGCGGGCCGAAGCTCGTTATGCCGAACGCCCTGATGGACAACGCCCCCGAGAATCTGACCATCCCCCTCGGGCTGCTCATCTTCATCGGAGTTGTGGAGGTCGCGGGCGGTATCGGCCTGATGGTGCCCAGGCTCAGTGCCCTGGCTGCCGCAGGTCTGTCCGTTCTCACGGTGCTCGCCGCCGGGACGCAGGCTTTCATCGCCGACAAGCCGTTGATGGGGATTTTCCCACTGGTGCTCGCCGCGATCTTCGCCTGGATCGCCTACGAGCGCCGCGCCACCATCACCGATCTGCGCAACTCGCTCTCGCGATGA
- the folE gene encoding GTP cyclohydrolase I FolE, with product MLRPALRVVHEPVNTVDLAAAERAAGEFLTALGVGLDDEHLHATPGRMARAYAELFTPRPFDLTTFPNDEGYDELVLARRIPLRSVCEHHLLPFVGVAHVGYLPGDRILGLSKLARIVEHFSRRPQVQERLTKQVADWLAEHLQPQGVGVVIEAEHTCMTLRGVQATGTTTVTSTLLGTLREDARSRQEFLSLTGIAP from the coding sequence GTGCTACGTCCTGCTCTGCGTGTCGTCCACGAACCGGTCAACACCGTCGACCTGGCCGCCGCCGAACGCGCCGCGGGTGAGTTCCTCACCGCGCTCGGCGTCGGCCTCGACGACGAACATCTGCACGCCACCCCTGGCCGGATGGCTCGCGCCTATGCCGAACTGTTCACCCCACGTCCGTTCGACCTGACGACCTTCCCCAACGACGAGGGCTATGACGAACTCGTCCTCGCCCGCCGTATCCCGCTGCGGTCGGTATGCGAACACCACCTGCTGCCGTTCGTCGGCGTCGCCCACGTCGGATACCTGCCCGGTGACCGAATCCTCGGACTGTCCAAACTCGCCCGTATCGTCGAGCATTTCTCCCGTCGCCCCCAAGTCCAGGAACGGCTGACCAAACAGGTCGCCGATTGGCTCGCCGAACACCTGCAACCCCAAGGCGTCGGTGTGGTCATCGAAGCCGAGCACACCTGCATGACCTTGCGCGGCGTCCAGGCCACCGGTACGACCACCGTCACCTCGACCCTGCTGGGCACCCTGCGCGAGGACGCCCGTTCCAGGCAAGAATTCCTCTCCCTCACCGGAATCGCACCCTGA
- a CDS encoding DUF2231 domain-containing protein, whose translation MSSDRQQAKQPVSALLAGPYGHPFHPILVTVPIGAWIASLVFDLASHVVEDPASLLQGAQWLIAIGVLGALAAAAVGFLDLLGIPTGTPAFRTGLVHMSLNLAVTVAFAADFLWRRSIDDLHSPVPAGPLALSVASVAVLAVSGYLGGKLAYHYGVRVADETTQAAGFRH comes from the coding sequence GTGAGCAGCGATCGACAGCAGGCCAAGCAGCCGGTGAGTGCGCTGCTGGCCGGGCCGTACGGGCACCCGTTCCATCCGATCCTGGTGACGGTCCCGATCGGCGCGTGGATCGCGAGCCTGGTGTTCGACCTCGCCTCCCACGTGGTCGAGGACCCAGCGTCTCTGCTGCAGGGCGCGCAGTGGCTGATCGCGATCGGTGTGCTGGGCGCGCTGGCCGCCGCGGCGGTCGGATTCCTGGATCTGCTGGGGATCCCGACCGGGACCCCTGCTTTCCGCACCGGTCTGGTCCACATGAGCCTGAACCTGGCCGTGACCGTGGCCTTCGCCGCCGATTTCCTGTGGCGCAGATCCATTGACGACCTACACAGCCCGGTACCGGCAGGTCCATTGGCGCTGTCGGTGGCGAGTGTGGCCGTGCTGGCCGTTTCCGGCTATCTCGGCGGAAAACTGGCCTACCACTACGGCGTCCGGGTGGCCGACGAAACCACCCAGGCCGCCGGATTCCGGCACTGA
- a CDS encoding helix-turn-helix transcriptional regulator: MANESAISAVATLDDELRRGMYRFIRQARRPVTRDEAAAEVGISRKLAAFHLDKLVDAGLLRARYEAPGMRRVGRAPKVYEPTDADVRVSIPERRYEVLAEILMGAVLGEREGETAREAAIRVAQRRGEELGDAERKRVRPGRLGAERALTLVQGMLAAHGFEPSREAPTSVRLRNCPFHPLAATAPDLVCGLNHAFCSGILTGLGTDSVQAVLAPQVGECCVEMRATP, from the coding sequence GTGGCCAACGAATCGGCGATCAGTGCAGTCGCAACGCTCGATGACGAGTTGCGGCGTGGGATGTACCGGTTCATCCGACAGGCGCGTCGGCCGGTCACCCGGGACGAGGCTGCCGCCGAGGTGGGAATCTCCCGCAAGCTGGCCGCGTTCCATCTGGACAAGCTGGTCGACGCGGGACTGCTGCGCGCCCGGTACGAGGCGCCCGGTATGCGCCGTGTCGGGCGCGCCCCGAAGGTGTACGAGCCCACCGACGCCGATGTCCGGGTCAGCATCCCCGAACGCCGCTACGAGGTGCTCGCCGAAATCCTGATGGGCGCGGTACTCGGCGAACGCGAAGGCGAAACAGCCCGCGAAGCGGCGATCCGCGTCGCGCAGCGCCGCGGCGAGGAACTCGGAGACGCCGAGCGGAAACGGGTCAGACCCGGCCGACTGGGCGCCGAACGCGCCCTGACCCTGGTGCAGGGCATGCTCGCCGCACACGGCTTCGAACCCAGCCGCGAAGCGCCGACCTCCGTCCGGTTGCGCAACTGCCCCTTCCACCCGCTGGCGGCCACCGCCCCCGATCTGGTGTGCGGGCTCAACCATGCCTTCTGCTCCGGCATACTCACCGGCCTCGGCACCGACAGCGTGCAAGCGGTACTCGCACCACAGGTCGGCGAATGTTGCGTCGAAATGCGCGCGACACCCTGA